The Mycolicibacterium flavescens genome has a segment encoding these proteins:
- the lpqN gene encoding LpqN → MKNLHVGTTAGLCAVALSFGLVGCGSSDDTAATTTTSATSTTGTSAAPSPQADDEDTISEYITENGIAETPIRPGEPGTPDFDFPIPPRWSDAGEATPEWAYGAIVYDAPKDPNDPPDMYAIASKLTGNVDAAKIFEYAPEQLEDMAEFKPLGEPTRSSFGGFDSISFAGNFMDNGKPRFVAQKTVVVPAADGLFVLQLNADSPESEQNVVLDAIKVIDEQTTIRPPS, encoded by the coding sequence ATGAAAAATCTCCATGTAGGAACGACGGCTGGTCTCTGCGCCGTTGCTCTGAGCTTTGGGCTTGTGGGCTGTGGTTCCAGTGATGACACCGCTGCCACGACAACGACCTCGGCGACGAGCACGACCGGCACGTCGGCCGCGCCCAGCCCCCAGGCCGACGACGAAGACACGATCAGCGAGTACATCACCGAGAACGGGATCGCCGAGACGCCGATCAGACCGGGTGAGCCGGGAACCCCCGATTTCGATTTCCCCATTCCACCCCGATGGAGCGATGCGGGGGAGGCGACGCCGGAGTGGGCCTACGGAGCCATCGTCTACGACGCCCCCAAGGATCCCAACGATCCGCCCGACATGTACGCGATCGCCTCCAAACTCACCGGCAACGTCGACGCGGCGAAGATCTTCGAGTACGCGCCGGAGCAGCTGGAGGACATGGCCGAGTTCAAACCATTGGGAGAACCCACGAGGAGCTCCTTCGGCGGCTTCGACTCGATTTCGTTCGCCGGCAATTTCATGGACAACGGCAAGCCGCGATTCGTCGCTCAAAAGACGGTCGTCGTGCCGGCAGCCGACGGCCTATTCGTCCTTCAGCTGAATGCGGACAGTCCCGAAAGCGAGCAGAACGTGGTGCTCGATGCCATCAAGGTGATCGACGAACAGACGACCATCAGGCCCCCGTCGTGA
- a CDS encoding putative protein-S-isoprenylcysteine methyltransferase — MHVRTSTAALASAAFFVIAPGTVVGVGPWLITRWELSDAAAWRVVLGGTVIVAGLIPPIHAFIEFVRAGGTPMPVAPTQRLVVTGFNRVVRNPMYVGLIIAILGQAALFANLWLVLYAAIAWVVTASFVRWYEEPTLVRTYGSQYETYRANVRAWIPRLTPWTAPS; from the coding sequence GTGCACGTGCGGACCAGCACCGCTGCACTCGCCTCGGCTGCCTTCTTCGTGATCGCGCCCGGCACCGTCGTCGGGGTCGGCCCGTGGTTGATCACGCGCTGGGAGCTTTCCGACGCTGCGGCGTGGCGCGTGGTGTTGGGCGGGACCGTGATCGTCGCCGGCCTGATACCGCCTATCCACGCGTTCATCGAATTCGTCAGGGCAGGCGGCACTCCCATGCCTGTTGCGCCGACCCAGCGGCTGGTCGTCACCGGGTTCAACCGGGTGGTCCGGAACCCGATGTACGTCGGTCTGATCATCGCGATCCTCGGCCAGGCAGCGCTTTTCGCCAACCTGTGGTTGGTGTTGTACGCCGCGATCGCATGGGTGGTCACCGCGTCGTTCGTGCGGTGGTACGAAGAGCCCACGCTAGTCCGGACCTACGGGTCGCAGTACGAGACGTACCGTGCAAACGTGCGCGCGTGGATTCCTCGGTTGACCCCGTGGACGGCGCCGTCGTGA
- a CDS encoding glyoxalase/bleomycin resistance protein/dioxygenase, with the protein MIKIASAHLWVHDQEAALRFWTEKVGMEVRQDVSLPDVDGLFRWLTVGPPGQDDVSIVLMAVPGQPVMDEPTRKQVLDLTAKGFAGTVFLTTENCQASYEEMRSRGVEFTEEPHEMPYGIDCGFRDPSGNSVRLTQLADISAITG; encoded by the coding sequence ATGATCAAAATCGCAAGCGCCCACCTGTGGGTACATGACCAAGAAGCCGCACTGAGATTCTGGACCGAGAAGGTCGGTATGGAAGTGCGGCAGGATGTTTCACTGCCCGATGTCGACGGCCTCTTCCGATGGTTGACTGTCGGACCGCCGGGCCAGGACGACGTGTCGATCGTGCTGATGGCCGTACCCGGCCAACCGGTCATGGACGAGCCGACCCGTAAGCAGGTACTGGACCTGACGGCCAAAGGCTTCGCGGGCACCGTGTTTCTCACGACGGAGAACTGCCAGGCCTCCTACGAGGAAATGCGTTCGCGCGGAGTCGAGTTCACGGAGGAGCCCCACGAGATGCCCTACGGCATCGACTGTGGATTCCGCGATCCGTCGGGTAACAGCGTGCGCCTGACCCAACTCGCGGACATCTCGGCCATCACGGGGTAG
- the tetD gene encoding DNA-binding domain-containing protein, with protein sequence MAQAPPARYLMRAKDLVDARYAEAITVDDLAAAAGLSRAHFSRMFTRTFGETPRAYLQTRRLERAAALLRNTDRSIADICVMVGLQSVGSFTTSFARVYGLPPAAYRASLPPAAIHARVPSCILKRDTRPPADSRVPKTAHGEKTNKPGRS encoded by the coding sequence ATGGCACAGGCGCCTCCGGCGCGCTATCTGATGCGCGCCAAGGATCTGGTCGACGCGCGGTACGCCGAGGCGATCACCGTCGACGACCTCGCCGCGGCCGCGGGCCTGTCTCGCGCGCACTTCAGCAGGATGTTCACCCGCACCTTCGGCGAAACACCGCGCGCTTACCTGCAGACCCGCCGCCTGGAACGCGCCGCGGCGCTGCTGCGCAACACCGACCGCTCGATCGCCGACATCTGCGTGATGGTGGGCCTGCAGAGCGTGGGGTCGTTCACCACCAGCTTCGCCCGGGTGTACGGGCTGCCGCCGGCCGCGTACCGCGCGAGCCTGCCGCCGGCGGCGATCCACGCCCGGGTTCCGAGTTGCATCCTCAAGCGCGACACCCGGCCGCCCGCGGACAGTCGGGTGCCCAAGACAGCACACGGGGAGAAGACGAACAAACCCGGGCGATCGTAG
- the Int-Tn gene encoding integrase fusion protein, with protein MAQRRNRRSGVEDRWRKADGTPSASDGKGNRWRARYVDEQGREHARGFTRKVAAQRWLDEVTAAVVTGQYVDPKAGQVTFRDYAERWRGMQVQRPSSRAHIETMLRRHAYPVLGDRPLSSILPSDIQAWVKGLELAPATIGVVHGVVSTIMKAAIRDRRIVANPCDGSKLPKVERKQVVPLTTEQVAALREGLPPQLQALVTLAAGTGMRQGECLGLTVDRVKFLERTVTVDRQLVTVPGQPPSLGPPKTQASNRTIPLPQVVVDALAAHLAAFPAASDGLLFTLSGKPITRQAFGHKWRPAVARTALPTGTGFHTLRHYYASLLIRHGESVKTVQARLGHASAVETLDTYSHLWPDSDDRTRDAVDSVLGVAADALRTAAAPLS; from the coding sequence ATGGCACAGAGGCGTAACCGCCGGTCGGGCGTGGAAGACCGCTGGCGCAAGGCAGACGGCACACCATCGGCCAGCGACGGCAAGGGAAACCGCTGGCGCGCAAGGTATGTCGATGAGCAGGGTCGCGAACACGCCAGAGGCTTCACCCGCAAGGTCGCTGCTCAGCGGTGGCTCGACGAGGTTACGGCGGCGGTAGTCACCGGGCAGTACGTGGACCCGAAGGCCGGCCAGGTCACGTTTCGCGACTATGCCGAACGATGGCGCGGGATGCAGGTACAGCGCCCCAGTTCCCGCGCACACATCGAGACCATGTTGCGTCGGCACGCTTATCCGGTCCTAGGAGACCGACCACTCTCGTCGATCCTGCCCAGCGACATACAGGCGTGGGTCAAGGGCCTCGAACTCGCGCCGGCGACAATCGGCGTGGTGCACGGCGTCGTGTCGACGATCATGAAGGCGGCGATCCGGGATCGACGCATCGTCGCGAATCCGTGCGATGGATCGAAGCTTCCAAAGGTGGAGCGCAAGCAGGTGGTGCCGCTGACGACCGAACAGGTGGCGGCGCTGCGGGAGGGGCTACCTCCGCAGCTCCAGGCGCTCGTCACCCTTGCAGCCGGGACGGGCATGCGCCAGGGCGAGTGCTTGGGCCTCACGGTCGACCGAGTGAAATTCCTTGAGCGCACCGTGACCGTCGACCGCCAGCTCGTCACCGTGCCGGGTCAGCCGCCGTCGCTGGGACCACCCAAGACACAAGCGAGCAACCGCACCATCCCCCTGCCGCAGGTCGTTGTCGATGCGCTCGCTGCGCACCTGGCGGCGTTTCCGGCCGCATCCGATGGGCTGCTGTTCACGCTGTCGGGCAAGCCGATCACCCGGCAGGCTTTCGGCCACAAGTGGCGTCCCGCGGTCGCGAGAACGGCGCTTCCGACCGGGACCGGATTCCACACGCTCCGCCACTACTACGCGAGCCTGCTGATCCGCCACGGGGAGAGCGTGAAGACGGTACAGGCGCGCCTCGGTCATGCGTCGGCCGTCGAGACTCTGGACACCTACTCGCACCTGTGGCCGGATTCGGACGATCGGACGCGTGACGCGGTTGATTCGGTGCTCGGAGTTGCTGCGGACGCACTGCGGACGGCCGCAGCGCCCTTGAGCTGA